AGTAGTCGATGAATGAGAGGACACTTATATGTTTGACAGTACACAAATAAAAAAAGGTACCGGCGGATATGGCAGAATCTTATTCTTCGGTCTAATGGCTACGCTATGTTTAGCGTTTATTAATTCAACTGCGGCGGCCCAGACGGCCGCCACCACCCCCCCGGCTAACGAAGAAGTTATCTGGAAGGGTTACAAGCTTGTCTCGACCGTCGAGGCCGGATGGCGTTTTCGCAGAGTCAGCGGTAGCGAACTAAAATACCGCAGCGATCTCAACTACAAGCAGGGAATGCGGTCATTTGACACAAATATTGTTCTTGAAAGTGAAAGCGGAAAGGGCAAGTATTTTGACTCGTTGCTGATAAGTAACTCTGGTTGGGGAGCAGATCCGCAGGGCTTTACCCGCGTCAATCTCGACAAGATCGGAATCTACAAGTTCAACGCAAATGTTCGCCGGGTATCATATTTTAACAACTTGTCGAACCATGTATTGGGCCAACACACCTCGAATACCACGAATACATCCGGCGACTTTGATCTATCGGTGTTGCCGCAAAATGAAAAGATAAGATTTAATTTCGGAATGTCGTTTAACGACTATCGCGGCCCCGGCGTTTATACGATCAGAGCCTTCAGTGATGAGTTTCCGGTAGATAGCTTTACTAGAAATAAATCTACCGATTTTCGCGGTGGCATCGAGGGAAAACTTCTCGGTTTCGATCTGGGTTTGACCCAGGGCTTCCGTTTCTTTAAGGATCGATCTGACTACAGCATTACTAGCACCAACCTTGGTAATAACCCAACCAATAATGCTAGGTTGACGAGTTTTAGCCGTATCTTCCCGACGGATGGCAATTCATATTACACAGCTCTCAGTGCTCATCGAACCTTTGCTGAAAAGCTCGATTTCACTGGAAAGTTTATTTACACATCGACCGACAGCGATATGTCGATGACCGAAAAGATTATCGGGCGTGATAATTCGAACAACATTATCGACCTTGATAATTTCACGATCATGGCAAAGAACAGGCGTATTCAAAAACGCGCTGATTTTGGCTTGACGTATCGGGCAACTGACAATTTCCGCATCTCAAATACTTTTAGCTTTGATACCTTTACCATCAATGGTGGCAACGGGCTCGAAGAGGCGGTTACACGACGCACCAGTGCCGGTAACCCGCTCGCATCGACTTTTACAAAGTCGGCTGCGTATCGAGTAAATGACTTCACTAGGTATGTAAACACGATCGAGGGTGACTACCAATTTAGCAATATCGTCAGTCTGCATCTCGGTTATCGATATGCACACCGCAGTATCAACGTCACGGGCTTTGGAATTACTCTAACGTCGGCCCCATCGCCGACTAATCCAGCATTCATAGCCGAGACGGAAACTAATAGCACGAATGCATTTATTGCCGGAATGAAGATCAAACCGGTAAAAAACTGGGTCATCTTTTGGGATGTTGAAAAAGGCTCGGCAGACAACGTGTTCTCGAGACTCGAAAATTACAAATATACTAATTTCCGCGTCCGTACGCGTGCAACATTCAACAAGTTCGCACTCAATCTATCCGCGATCTCAAAGGACAATTCGAACCCGACCGAGACGGCAACAACACCGCCGCTTCCGTTTGGAACGAATATCAAGAACCGATTCTATACCGGCAGTGTCGATTGGAACCCGATCCGCGAATTGTCGATCAGCACCGGATATACGTATAACCATTTGACTGCGGTCACGCCGATACTTGTCCCGCTTACAGGCGGTCTATTTCTCCGTACCAGCGAGTATTATATGCGTGATCATTATGGCTTCTTTGATGTCTCGGCAAAACCGATGAAGAGGGTGTCGTTGTATGCCAGCTATCGCATAAGCCGCGACAAGGGTCAAGGAACTCGCGTCGCTCAGATCGCGCAGGACATCGTTACGTCATACCCGATGCAGATGCAATCACCCGAGTTCCGCGTCGCCTTTAAGATCACCCGTAATGTTGATTGGAACCTCGGATATCAATACTACAACTATAGGGACTCGCAGACCCCGACGCTCAATTATCGGGCTCATTTACCTTACACGTCTTTGCGAATCTATTTTGGAGGCGGAGCCGCTGACCGCTAAAAAGACATAAGATCCCCAAAGACTTGACGCCGGTGAGGTGCCCTCCCCTCGCCGGCATCATTTTTTTTCGCTAGAGCTCAAAATCCGAAACGACCGTGGGCAAATGTGATAATGGTCACGGTTAATGATTGACTAAAGACTAATAATAACTTGGGAGGTATCTGCAATATTTAATGTATTATTGTTCTGATATACATCCTTTCAGTCAAACTCACATTTGCGAGGTACCGGCGAGCGTGCCAGGGCTAATACTATGAAGACAGGCGTCAAAGTCGGAGTCATTTTCGCTTTTGTCCTATTTTGCGCATCAGCTTACCTGCTGACGAACCGTGGCATCACCGCCGAAGGGCAACCCGCACCCGCACCGGTCAATGTCCCGCCAGCAGTGACCGCCGCGGAACCTGCTGAGCCAAAGCTCGACTGCGCGGGTTGTCACGGGCCGGGCCGGAGCCTGCCGTATCTTGCCGGCGAAAAATTCCATAAAGAAGCTCACGTGGCGATGGACTCGAGCATCCACGCAAAGGTCGCTGCAAGAGGCAAATCAGCAGCTAACTGTATGGACTGTCACTCAGTCAACGGTGATATGGCCACCATACTTGCGGCCGATGATGCAAAATCAACGATCAATCGCGCAAATATCGCACAGACGTGTGGAAAGTGTCACAACGACCCCGCTCTGATGGCGCAGAAAGGGATCACCAACCGACCGTTTTTGGCATATCAGGAGAGTGTTCACGGAAAGGCACTCTCACACGGCAATATGAAGGCGGCGGTCTGCTCCGATTGTCATAACAGCCACGCCGTACTCCCCGCAACAGATCCCAATTCACCAGTCTCAAAATTTAATGTCGCGGCAACGTGCGGCAAGTGCCACGGCGAAATCGCGGGCCAGTTTGCCGAGAGCGTGCACGGAATGTCGCTCGCGAGAGGCAATTACCAATCGCCTAACTGCACGGATTGTCACGGGATACACGGCATCAAGGCCCAAAAGGAATCGCGTCAGGCACTTGGGTTGACGAGTTGCTCGCAGTGTCACGATGGCGTTCGGCTTTCACAGGACTTCGGAATTCCCTCGGAACGTGTCTCAAGCTTTCAGGACAGCTATCACGGTCGTGCTCTCAAACTCGGTTCGGACGTCGTCGCCGACTGTGCGAGTTGCCACGGTGTACACAACATTCTGCCTTCGAGCAACCCTAAATCACTGATAAATAAGGCAAATCTCGTAACTACCTGTGGACAATGTCATATCGGTGCCGGTGATAATTTTACGGTCGGCAAGGTCCATCTTGAAACCGGTGCATCGCAGGACATCGGAAGCCAGGGAAAGAGTTGGGTGCGAACCATTTACTTGCTACTGATATTTGGCGTGGTCGGCGGAATGTTGGCCCATAACGGGATCATCTGGTATCGAAAGGCCTCCGCGAAGCGTAAAAACGAAATTAGGCCGATCGTCAGAATGTCGTTAAACCAACGGATACAGCACTGGCTGTTACTGACCAGTTTTATGGTTTTAGTTGTGACCGGTTTCGCACTCGAGTACCCCGAAAACTGGATCACGTGGATCACCGGCAATAGTGAGTCAATACGCCGATTGATCCACCGCATCGCCGCCGTCGTGATGATGGTCACCGGTATTTACCACATCATTTATTTGTTCGCTCTCAAGGAGGGACGCCTGTGGGCTTTCGATATGCTGCCGCGTTGGAAAGACTTTCAGGATCTTTTCCAGAACTTCAAGCATTTTGTGTTGAACAAGGGAGATCGGCCTAAATTCGCTCGTTTCCGCTATGCCGACAAGGCAGAGTATTGGGCGGTAGTATGGGGCACGATCATTATGGGGCTGACCGGATTGATGATCTGGTTCAAGGTGGGTGTTTTCGGCTTCTTACCTCGCTGGGCTATAGACATCGCGATCGCCATCCACTTTTACGAAGCCATCCTCGCAACATTGGCTATTATCGTCTGGCACTTCTACCACGTTATTTTTGACCCGGACGTTTATCCGATCAACTGGACATTTTACGATGGACGAATGTCGGAGGAACTGTTTAAGGAGGAACACGAGCAAGCGTTTGAGGATATGAAGGCCGAGGAAGCCCGCATCGCCGAATTAGAGGCAGACGAGGACGGTGATACTGCCGTCGGTGGCGAAGAACAGAAGGATTGATCAGCCGCCGCGAACATTGGGAGATCTTCCGACCAAAAGAAAAGTACCGCCAAAGTGGTTCGGCGGTACTTTCTATTTTGCATTGATGATCAGCACAGCTCTCTACTTACGAGGATGACAGGCCGCGCATTGGAACTGCGAGATGTCACCTAGATTGATCGGATGCTTGAACTGCTTGTCCGGTTGATGACACGAGTCACATCTTCTGTCGGCGAGAGCCCCGAGGTCCACCGGATGTATAAACGGCCCAGTCTTCATATTGGCCGACGGCGATGCGTCAGAATCGAACAACGTCGTGTGACAGATATTGCAATCATTGGCGATCACCTTTCCGGCATTACTGAAATGCTGACCATCGTGACATCGGAAACAGCCCGGCGAATTGAGATGTCCGGCGTTGTTCGGATGTGTCTGCCAATTCGTCTTCATTTCCGGGAAGAAATAGTTCTGATAGATCCGCTGCAGTTCAATGACCGCGGCCGAGATCGAATCTTGCTTCTGTGCGGAGATATCCGGATAACTTACACGATAAAAATCCTTTAAGCCAGCGTCGATCGAGCCTAGAGCCTGGTCATTGGTCTCATATGCACCGCTCAGGAGTGCGACTGCCTGGCGTTTCAAGAACGGAAGTGCCTGATCCAATTTGCCGGCGGAGAAAGAGCGGTCGACCGCAACATCGGGCGGCAAATAGTTATGCGCCGGTCGGTTATGACAATCTACACAGTCCATCTTACGCCTTTTACCTTTTGCAAGTTGGTCGGCAGTTGCCGGTTTGCTCCGGTCAAAATATTCGGTGATCGTCCCGTCCTTGTCCTTCGCACTGACCCACGGTATTTCCTGCCGGCGTTCGTCGATCGAAACATAGTTGACTTCATTTTCAGGATTCACGTGCCAGTGGATACCGGTCACCTTGCCTGTCGCTGGACTACTGCCGCCCACATTCAACAACAAACGACGTTGGTGAAGCGTGTTCATCTCGTCGCTACCGTAGCGATCGAAGACCTTCAGCATTCCGCCGAAGAATTTTTCGGGCCAGTGACATTGTTCACACGTTTCCGGGGCCGGGCGGAGATTATGGACCGGCGTCCCGATCGGCCTTGAGTATTTGTTGAAAGACACTGAATAGAGCTGATATGCACCCGAAAGCTTCGATCGAACGTACCAATCGGCTCCGGATCCAACGTGACAATCGACACACCGCACGCGTGCGTGTGCTCCGGCCTTATATGCCAAGAATTCCGGCTTCATCACAGAGTGGCAAGTTTCGCCGCAGAATGTCACAGATTCGGAATATTCAAATGCCTTGTAACTACCAAAAGCGCTTGCGGAAGCAAATAACAGAGTTAGTACCAAAAAGACCATAAAAGATCGTCGGGTCTGCGGATTGTTGAGATCCAGCATCGGATAGGCCAAAACCTCATCCGGCGCTTTAGTTCGCCTTCGCCGACGTTCAAAAAACATCCCGACTGCTGCCACAAAAAGACCGAACATCATTACCGCCGGGATCAATATATAAGTCAGAATGCCGATATAGGCATTCTCGGTCGGTGAAGTGATCTCGATCAGAAACAGCAAAACGTCGCTAGTGACGGCCGCGGTCACAATAGCAACGCCTACAAAACTAACGTAATTTCGCAACAAACTCGGCGGACGCGTCTTGGTCACAACCTCGTTTGGCAATTCATCCTGATCTCTATCTTTCTCTTTCATATTGAGAACCTAGATACCGAAAGATGGTATCTGAAAAAATAGCTTGACCGCCCAATTTCGATCGAACGCCTTTCGGCATAAGTCGGGGCGGCCATCGCTAGGATCGATAAATGTTTCCCCTTCCATCAATTAGCAGCGGTCTTCAGGGACTTCATATAGGTAACGAGTGCCTGGGCATCTTCCGGGGTGATCTTGCCCTCGTATGCCGGCATATTCGGCGGTGTCGCGGGCTTAACACCCTTCATGATCGAGTCGACAAGCACCGCATCCTCCTTTGTGGCGTCAAATTTCTTTTCTGCCTTCGGTGAATGGCACATCGCACATTTTGCCTTGTAGGTAACGGCCGGGTCGTCCGGCATTAACAATGCCGCGTGTGTCGGAACCGCCTTGAAGGTCGACAACAGCATTAGCGGCAACACA
This is a stretch of genomic DNA from Chloracidobacterium sp.. It encodes these proteins:
- a CDS encoding cytochrome c encodes the protein MNRIKFVAIVLFVLPLMLLSTFKAVPTHAALLMPDDPAVTYKAKCAMCHSPKAEKKFDATKEDAVLVDSIMKGVKPATPPNMPAYEGKITPEDAQALVTYMKSLKTAAN
- a CDS encoding NapC/NirT family cytochrome c; this encodes MKEKDRDQDELPNEVVTKTRPPSLLRNYVSFVGVAIVTAAVTSDVLLFLIEITSPTENAYIGILTYILIPAVMMFGLFVAAVGMFFERRRRRTKAPDEVLAYPMLDLNNPQTRRSFMVFLVLTLLFASASAFGSYKAFEYSESVTFCGETCHSVMKPEFLAYKAGAHARVRCVDCHVGSGADWYVRSKLSGAYQLYSVSFNKYSRPIGTPVHNLRPAPETCEQCHWPEKFFGGMLKVFDRYGSDEMNTLHQRRLLLNVGGSSPATGKVTGIHWHVNPENEVNYVSIDERRQEIPWVSAKDKDGTITEYFDRSKPATADQLAKGKRRKMDCVDCHNRPAHNYLPPDVAVDRSFSAGKLDQALPFLKRQAVALLSGAYETNDQALGSIDAGLKDFYRVSYPDISAQKQDSISAAVIELQRIYQNYFFPEMKTNWQTHPNNAGHLNSPGCFRCHDGQHFSNAGKVIANDCNICHTTLFDSDASPSANMKTGPFIHPVDLGALADRRCDSCHQPDKQFKHPINLGDISQFQCAACHPRK
- a CDS encoding cytochrome b/b6 domain-containing protein — encoded protein: MKTGVKVGVIFAFVLFCASAYLLTNRGITAEGQPAPAPVNVPPAVTAAEPAEPKLDCAGCHGPGRSLPYLAGEKFHKEAHVAMDSSIHAKVAARGKSAANCMDCHSVNGDMATILAADDAKSTINRANIAQTCGKCHNDPALMAQKGITNRPFLAYQESVHGKALSHGNMKAAVCSDCHNSHAVLPATDPNSPVSKFNVAATCGKCHGEIAGQFAESVHGMSLARGNYQSPNCTDCHGIHGIKAQKESRQALGLTSCSQCHDGVRLSQDFGIPSERVSSFQDSYHGRALKLGSDVVADCASCHGVHNILPSSNPKSLINKANLVTTCGQCHIGAGDNFTVGKVHLETGASQDIGSQGKSWVRTIYLLLIFGVVGGMLAHNGIIWYRKASAKRKNEIRPIVRMSLNQRIQHWLLLTSFMVLVVTGFALEYPENWITWITGNSESIRRLIHRIAAVVMMVTGIYHIIYLFALKEGRLWAFDMLPRWKDFQDLFQNFKHFVLNKGDRPKFARFRYADKAEYWAVVWGTIIMGLTGLMIWFKVGVFGFLPRWAIDIAIAIHFYEAILATLAIIVWHFYHVIFDPDVYPINWTFYDGRMSEELFKEEHEQAFEDMKAEEARIAELEADEDGDTAVGGEEQKD